Proteins from one Thermosipho japonicus genomic window:
- a CDS encoding 3'-5' exonuclease, which yields MLDENVYCVMDTETTGLNPYFGDRIIEIAIVPVYKNKIVKKWIYHSLVNPNIRIPALTEKIHGISNDAITDAPSLETIISNVRAYAKDTIFVMHNAYVDLSFIDIATKEIGEFPINFRYIDTLEISRVLYNKKRSLESLVKEFKIANKVPHRALEDAILTAKVFLKLSEKIGYNNINEFIRIWGDR from the coding sequence ATGTTAGATGAAAATGTATACTGTGTCATGGATACAGAAACAACGGGATTAAACCCTTATTTTGGTGATAGAATAATCGAGATTGCAATTGTACCTGTATACAAAAATAAAATCGTCAAAAAATGGATCTACCACTCTCTTGTAAACCCGAATATAAGGATACCTGCTCTTACTGAAAAGATACACGGAATATCGAATGATGCTATAACAGATGCTCCGTCTCTTGAAACTATTATTTCAAATGTTAGAGCATATGCAAAAGACACTATTTTTGTAATGCATAACGCATATGTTGACCTTTCTTTTATTGATATTGCTACAAAAGAAATAGGAGAATTTCCTATAAATTTTAGATATATTGATACACTTGAAATTTCACGGGTATTGTACAATAAAAAAAGAAGCTTGGAAAGCCTTGTAAAAGAATTTAAAATAGCAAATAAAGTACCACACCGTGCTCTTGAAGATGCCATATTAACAGCGAAGGTCTTTTTAAAACTCTCAGAAAAAATAGGCTATAATAACATAAATGAATTTATAAGAATATGGGGGGATAGGTAA
- a CDS encoding PhoH family protein: protein MVKNFILDTNVLIHDPQSIYSFEDNNVIIPLPVLEELDNLKRHSGGLGKFARDAIRELDNLRKLGKLSEGIKLKNGGTLKVISLKKSDHENIDFLYEKYIDNWILVYTLHVMKNSKNPTFLVSKDINLRVKADALGIPSQDYLTDRSDLETLNPGYFETSNVDMLDKSNLFPNSYIISRDKYFRYDGENLLEMKKHIQAWNVKPRNREQFFAMDALLNDDIKLVSLIGIAGTGKTFITLACALEKTVTEQKYEKIIVARPLVAMGGKDIGYLPGNIEEKMKPWMSPIYDNLEYLFKISNINMKEFMKKEIIDIEALTYIRGRSIPNQFIIIDEAQNLTPHEIKTILTRAGENTKVVLLGDPYQIDTPYLDKDSNGLVYAATKFLNSKLSAHVVLKKGERSLLASEAANLL, encoded by the coding sequence ATGGTTAAAAATTTTATTTTAGATACAAACGTTTTAATACATGATCCACAATCAATTTACTCTTTTGAAGACAATAATGTAATAATACCTCTTCCAGTTTTAGAAGAATTAGATAACTTGAAAAGACATTCCGGGGGACTTGGAAAATTTGCAAGAGATGCTATAAGGGAGTTAGACAATTTAAGAAAACTTGGAAAACTCTCAGAAGGTATAAAACTAAAAAATGGAGGAACATTAAAGGTAATTTCGCTTAAAAAAAGCGATCATGAAAATATAGATTTTTTATATGAAAAGTACATCGACAATTGGATATTAGTTTACACACTACATGTAATGAAAAATTCTAAAAATCCCACCTTTTTGGTTTCAAAAGATATTAATTTAAGGGTTAAAGCCGATGCTCTTGGAATCCCATCTCAAGATTATCTAACTGATAGATCAGATCTTGAAACTCTAAATCCTGGTTATTTTGAAACATCTAACGTTGATATGCTCGATAAATCAAATTTATTTCCTAATTCCTATATAATTTCCAGAGATAAATACTTTAGATATGACGGGGAAAATTTACTTGAAATGAAAAAACACATTCAAGCCTGGAATGTAAAACCAAGAAATAGAGAACAATTTTTTGCAATGGACGCATTACTAAATGATGATATAAAACTTGTTTCACTGATCGGAATAGCTGGAACTGGCAAAACCTTTATTACACTCGCTTGCGCTCTTGAAAAGACTGTAACAGAACAAAAATACGAAAAGATAATTGTTGCAAGGCCACTTGTCGCTATGGGTGGAAAAGACATAGGATATTTACCGGGAAATATTGAAGAAAAAATGAAACCATGGATGTCACCAATATACGATAATCTTGAATATCTTTTCAAAATTTCAAACATAAATATGAAAGAATTTATGAAAAAGGAAATAATAGATATAGAAGCTTTAACATACATTAGAGGTAGATCAATACCTAATCAATTCATTATTATTGATGAAGCACAAAACCTAACACCACATGAGATAAAAACTATTCTTACAAGAGCAGGAGAAAATACAAAAGTTGTTCTCCTTGGTGATCCATATCAAATAGATACACCTTACCTTGATAAAGATAGCAACGGACTTGTATACGCTGCAACAAAATTCTTAAATAGCAAATTATCTGCACATGTTGTTCTAAAAAAAGGTGAGCGTTCACTACTTGCTAGTGAAGCAGCAAATCTTCTCTAA
- the fliG gene encoding flagellar motor switch protein FliG, which yields MAEKSSIPGKRKAAILLVLMGPENAANVLKNLDESDVEQLTIEIANLGNVKDDEKQEVLQEFKELSKAREMLLSGGIEYAKEMLIKAFGPERAMKVIERLVSNLQVKPFEFMRLADPMQVVNFLQSEHPQTIALVLSFLDPPLAAKVLSALPEKIQAEVVKRIALLDRASPDIVREIEKNLEKKFSGLGVQTLSQVGGIDTAAEIINNIDRATEKSIMEKLGYESPELAEEIRRRLFVFEDLLKLDDRSIQLVLREVDTRDLAVALKGASEELKEKIFNNMSKRAAQLLKDELEFMGPVRIKDVEEAQQKIINVVRRLEEAGEIVIARGGGEELIV from the coding sequence ATGTACTTAAAAATCTTGACGAATCAGATGTAGAACAGTTGACAATAGAAATTGCAAATTTAGGAAATGTTAAAGATGATGAAAAGCAAGAAGTTTTACAAGAATTTAAAGAACTATCAAAAGCTCGTGAAATGTTACTATCCGGTGGTATTGAATATGCAAAAGAAATGCTCATAAAGGCATTTGGTCCAGAAAGAGCAATGAAAGTAATAGAAAGACTTGTTTCTAACCTGCAAGTTAAACCATTTGAGTTTATGAGACTTGCAGATCCCATGCAAGTCGTTAACTTTTTACAATCAGAACATCCCCAAACTATTGCTTTGGTATTAAGCTTTTTGGATCCACCGCTTGCTGCAAAAGTCTTATCTGCACTGCCAGAAAAAATTCAAGCAGAAGTCGTTAAAAGAATTGCTCTGCTCGATAGAGCTTCACCTGATATTGTTAGAGAGATTGAAAAGAATCTTGAAAAGAAATTCAGCGGTCTTGGTGTCCAAACATTAAGTCAGGTTGGCGGTATAGATACTGCTGCTGAAATTATCAATAACATCGATAGAGCCACTGAAAAATCTATCATGGAAAAGCTTGGGTATGAATCTCCAGAACTTGCAGAAGAGATTAGGAGAAGACTATTTGTCTTTGAAGATCTTCTTAAACTTGATGATAGATCCATACAACTTGTTTTACGTGAAGTTGATACAAGAGACCTTGCCGTAGCACTAAAAGGTGCTTCTGAAGAACTAAAAGAAAAGATATTTAATAACATGTCAAAGAGGGCTGCTCAACTATTAAAAGATGAATTAGAATTTATGGGACCAGTTCGTATTAAAGATGTTGAAGAAGCACAACAAAAAATTATTAATGTTGTAAGAAGACTTGAGGAAGCTGGAGAAATTGTTATCGCAAGAGGTGGAGGAGAAGAACTAATAGTTTAG